The following is a genomic window from Anopheles aquasalis chromosome 3, idAnoAquaMG_Q_19, whole genome shotgun sequence.
aacacaaGCAGGCGTCGGTCGTGAAAAACCTCGTGAATGTGAAAATTTTGATAAAACCACGTTTTTGAATACTTTTCTTTGCTAGTTCCCGTTTGCTGGCCTGTCCCCCGCACGCAGCACAGTGATGGGCGGTCGCAAGTGCATCGTACCGGGCTGTCCGTCGGCCGCAAACCGAAAGGCGGACCGCGGCGTCACTTTTCACAAGGTTCCGTTGAACGAAAAAATGAGGCGCCAGTGGATAGAGGCGTGCGGATTGGCCGACCGGCTGAGCAGCTACCGATCGGGCAACGTCTGCAGCCGACACTTTCGCCGCGCAGATTTCCAGGAGTTTAAGGGCAAGAAGTTTATGCTGAAGACGGTCGCCGTGCCGTCTATCTTCGCCTGCCACAAGCCGCAAACACCCGATGCTCTGGAGAATGTGACGataaaggaagaggaagcgtgCAGTTCTCCGGATGCGACACCGCGAAAGCTGCAGTATCAAGATGATAACTTTGTCCATGAAGTGGGCGATATGGATGTGGAGGAGTCGGTCGTGGTGAAGGTCGAAGAACCGGAGATCAAGGTGGAACAGGACGAAGTGCCCGCTACGCCCAAAACTCCGGCCGCTCCCACCAGCAAGAAGAGCTCCGTTAGTACGTCGAAGCGTAAATCGGTCAGCAAGCGCCCCGCTTCGGCACGCAAACTTGCCTCATCGTCCAAGAAACAGGCACGCGTTGAACAGGTGGCCCCACCGGCGTCACCGAAGAAGCAAACACCCAAGAAAGCTGGCACGTCTACCGTAAAACCTTCCGCTAGCCCGGAGTTGGGAATCGTCGCGGGAACCGGTGGATCGGAACGGCTTACCAGCTTCACGCCAGGGACGAAGATTGAAGCGCAAGACTTTAGCGGCCGCTGGCACTCGGCCAATCTCGTCGAGGTGGACACGGAAGAGCGCGAAGTGTTGGTTCAGTTCGAGAAGGCGGAAAAGTCCAAAACGATCCTGAACGATGAGTGGATCCCGATGGATAGCGTAAGGTTGCGGCCAGTTACCCAGCACGCTACCTACACGGTCGGCGAGAAGGTGTTTGCGCGGTGGAGCGATTCGCGCAAATTTAGGGCCACGATCCAGAGCGTTCTCGAGAACGATATGTACGAGGTAATGTTCGAGGATGGTTTCGCAAAGATCTGCAAATCCTCTCACATAAGCCGCCTGAAGCGCCTGGAGGATGGCGGTGAGGCAGATACGGCCAGTTCGGGCGGCGAAGTGAAGATTAAAACGGAAAAGATAGAACCGGGTACGATGGCGGAGGAGAGCAGTACGGCAGTGCTCCCGACCCCGTCCATCATTTCACTGGAACAGTTCCGCATTCCGCAGGTGGTGAAGCTGGCCGATCTACCGCCGATACCGCAGGATGGCGAGTGGTGTTGCCACTGGATGAACGATTACCCGGTTGGAGAGTCATCGGAGCTGGATCTACCCGGGGGAAAGGTGTACTCGGTGATCGTACCCGATTGGCGTATGCCGGAAGGATGGCAGAAGCACATCTACCAGCGCGTGACGACCTTCGGTAAGATCGACATCGTACTGGTCAGCCCAACCGGTAAGCCGTTCCGCTCAAGGCTGGAAGTGAAGCAGTATCTCGATGAGCAGGGCGAACTGTACGATGCGATGAAGTATGACTTTGGATTGCACAAGAAGCGTGCCAAGGATCTTGGGTTCTATAGCTACACCCAGGAGTACCGGGACACGTTCCTGCCGAATCCCGTCGCCGAGCCGGTGCTGCTGAACACCGAGGTGAACATTGgctcggtgaaggtgaagatcATCGACAACCTGTACCAGTGCCCGGAACAGGACTGCCTCAAGACGTTCCGCAAGGAGAACCACTTGCAGATACACATCAAACACTATCACCATGAGTTGGCCAAGGGACTGGGCGAGATTCTGAACATGCAGGATCTAGCCCAACTCCGGACTCCGATCGAAATGCTGGATACACCCGTGAAACCGGTATCCCGTAAATCGACTGTCGCCGGCACAGGAAGCACCACGAAGACGGCTTCGAAGGAAGATGACAAGAAGCTGGAGCTTGTGCAGGTTAAGCATGAACCAGGAACGGAGGGTGAGTCGAACCAGCTGCTCAAGACACCGGTAACAACGAAACAGGGTACACCGGAACGTACCAAAACGTTGAACAGCGGTGAAGCGAAGATTAAACAGGAGCCAACCGATGCAGCTGGTTCACTGATGACATCGAAAAACACCGCCGTGGCTAAAGCGACAACTAACCTCGCAAATCACAGCACCTCCAGTGCAAGTAAATCAAAGTCTAGCAGCAAAAAGACCAAGATTAAGCTGTTCTCACTGAAGAAATCTGGTAACCGACCATTCGACAGTAAAATGCGACGCGTTTCGAAGAGTTCCTCATCGAAGCGCAAGAAGTCACgggcggcggcagtggcgaAACAAGCCATCCAACGTACGTTCCTCAATCGACAGGTGGCCGGTGTTGATGCGGGATCACCGTACACTCCGGGTGGTTTCCCTTACGGGGAGGATGCGTCTCTTTCCAGCTTCTACGATGATTCAATCAATGCGGCCAGCCACTCGCTGGTGGACGACAATGGGGAAGCGATCAAGATCGTACGGATGCGAAAGGAGGAGATCATCAACTGTGTCTGCAAAATCACGGAGGAGGACGGCCTGATGGTTCAGTGCGACGTTTGCCTCTGCTGGCAGCATGGGTTCTGTCAGAACTTCTTCAAAGACTCGGACGTACCGGATACGTACGTGTGCAGTATATGCCGCAATCCGTACCGGGGCCGCTCATCCAAACGCTACGGCCATCATCAGGATTGGCTGTACGAGGGAAAGCTTCCGGTGGCCCGGTATCACTCGGCGAACACGAAGCACGCGCAACGTTTCGATATCCTCAAGAACGCTCACACACTGTCTGGCAATTTGGTGGAGCTGAAGCGCTTCATACACAGCATGCAGGTGAAGATCAACATCGCCGAACGGAAGGAACATCCGAAGCTGTACCTGTGGTcgaaaaagtgggaaaaaagcCCCCCACGTGGCGAGAAGGTGGTAGTCCATCCCGTGGATCCGACCGCCCCGAAACCGATGCCTCAGATCCCGGTGCCGGAAGCACCGATCGACCCGGCCGAATGTCAGGCCAACCTTTTGGACCACATACAGAAACAACAGAACGACGCGATGGCCCGGCTGAATGCGATCGAAGCACAGATTATAGGTAAGACCCGTCGTGTGACGATCGTTCCCAGGCCTTGGTTATTAACGTTATGCTATCATTACAGGGTTGGAGGCATTCGACGATAAGGCGGATCTGCTGGAATCGCCGACCGAAACCAACTACCCGAAAACCAAGCAGACCATCCACATGCTACTGAACGATTTGATGCAGATGAAGAAAATTGCGGCCATTCATGCGGATTTCAGCGATCTAGCACAGGCAGCCCAGTTACCGGCAATGTAAAGTATCGGTATTTTAAGCGAGAACGTGAAACGCGAAGTGCGGTCAAAGTTTAAAGAATAAGTGTAAGCTTTGCATGGTGGAAACACATTTCAACAAGAATAAACGGATTACAAACCACAATCCTGCGCCGGCGTTTTTTGAGTAGCTTCTCAAGGAAGTTCGTTTAATGTTAATAAAAGAATGAGAAATGGAAGTTCTTCGCGAATTTATTCCCTTTGCTTCGTACTGATATGCCCTGACCTTGACCTTGAATTTAAGGCTTTGgcagactggttgcggtacgtgcggcacttgcggcagttgcggaCGCCTTTTggcttgtcaaacacggtatccaacgAGGTTGTTCAGATGTGCTTTTGTTGCGGCACTTGCTGCAAGTGCCGCATACAAAACTTGTGTGGAGTAACTATCAAAACGAAGTTGTGgtgtaatatttgaataatggAAATTATACATAAATTGAAGGAATATTAAGCAttttttggctggaaaatgaaaataattattttaagttaaggcattcgatcgatgcaaaaGCGATATATTGGTTCGTTGGTCATATTTACACCCATGATTGTAgaactttttgtttgttattacTTGTTATTTCAACAACGATTGAACAAAGTGAGCAGCGTGAAattttttagttattttaacCCCGTAAGATcagcaaaagaaacgaaggaaagaCTCTGTATTCATAACACCTTTGCTAGGTTTGCTTGATGTGGTGGTGACCAGTCTGAACGTGCAACTgccgcaactgccgcaagtgccgcacgtaccgcaaccagtgtgccAGAGCCTTTAAAAGGCAGCCGAACCTCCGAGCGCGATCCTCACAACGCGTGTTCTGGTCGACCAAAAatcaccgtcgtcggtggcagCGAGTTCATTAACCTTCGCTCCTCTAACCCGGAATACGCGATCGTCCTTTGCGCGTTAGAACCCGAAAATAGTGACCCCATAAATTACACCACCGAAAGCAACCCTTTAAACCGGTTGCCGCGATCGCCCACCGGGATTTCCCACGATTCGTTCCAGATTCATCCATCGTCGAGAGTGTTAAAAGTGAAAACTCCGGTTTTTTGTCCCTCCGAAAAAGAACGCCGGTGTTAGAACGTGCTGTGAATTGTAGGGTTGTGGCGGAAAAAGAATGACGCGACCGCTGCCGACGACAATAGTGTAACTCCCTCCCGGCACATGAGCACAAATTGGATTTCCCTCGTTATCGAACCAGCCATCGACGGGACAACGACAatatcgacgacgacgacgacgacgattgttTGGCGGCAGCCGCACCACAATAAAAAAGCAGTCTGACCACCCACACCGGAAGGCGAGGAAGGCAATCAGCGGGCCGAGAGGTAATAATCTGTTGTAATATCTCTGTGGGAAGCTGGCCTGGGTGactggcgatggcggtggcgggggCGACAACAAAACGATTAGCACGGGATGACATCGATCTCGTGTTCGATACAAAGTAGCGTACATGTGGTTTCTATGGTTTCGGTtgtccacggc
Proteins encoded in this region:
- the LOC126577136 gene encoding uncharacterized protein LOC126577136, with product MGGRKCIVPGCPSAANRKADRGVTFHKVPLNEKMRRQWIEACGLADRLSSYRSGNVCSRHFRRADFQEFKGKKFMLKTVAVPSIFACHKPQTPDALENVTIKEEEACSSPDATPRKLQYQDDNFVHEVGDMDVEESVVVKVEEPEIKVEQDEVPATPKTPAAPTSKKSSVSTSKRKSVSKRPASARKLASSSKKQARVEQVAPPASPKKQTPKKAGTSTVKPSASPELGIVAGTGGSERLTSFTPGTKIEAQDFSGRWHSANLVEVDTEEREVLVQFEKAEKSKTILNDEWIPMDSVRLRPVTQHATYTVGEKVFARWSDSRKFRATIQSVLENDMYEVMFEDGFAKICKSSHISRLKRLEDGGEADTASSGGEVKIKTEKIEPGTMAEESSTAVLPTPSIISLEQFRIPQVVKLADLPPIPQDGEWCCHWMNDYPVGESSELDLPGGKVYSVIVPDWRMPEGWQKHIYQRVTTFGKIDIVLVSPTGKPFRSRLEVKQYLDEQGELYDAMKYDFGLHKKRAKDLGFYSYTQEYRDTFLPNPVAEPVLLNTEVNIGSVKVKIIDNLYQCPEQDCLKTFRKENHLQIHIKHYHHELAKGLGEILNMQDLAQLRTPIEMLDTPVKPVSRKSTVAGTGSTTKTASKEDDKKLELVQVKHEPGTEGESNQLLKTPVTTKQGTPERTKTLNSGEAKIKQEPTDAAGSLMTSKNTAVAKATTNLANHSTSSASKSKSSSKKTKIKLFSLKKSGNRPFDSKMRRVSKSSSSKRKKSRAAAVAKQAIQRTFLNRQVAGVDAGSPYTPGGFPYGEDASLSSFYDDSINAASHSLVDDNGEAIKIVRMRKEEIINCVCKITEEDGLMVQCDVCLCWQHGFCQNFFKDSDVPDTYVCSICRNPYRGRSSKRYGHHQDWLYEGKLPVARYHSANTKHAQRFDILKNAHTLSGNLVELKRFIHSMQVKINIAERKEHPKLYLWSKKWEKSPPRGEKVVVHPVDPTAPKPMPQIPVPEAPIDPAECQANLLDHIQKQQNDAMARLNAIEAQIIGLEAFDDKADLLESPTETNYPKTKQTIHMLLNDLMQMKKIAAIHADFSDLAQAAQLPAM